Proteins from one Oscillatoria nigro-viridis PCC 7112 genomic window:
- the crtO gene encoding beta-carotene ketolase CrtO, translating to MQTYDVIIIGAGHNGLVCASYLLKAGYTVLLLEKRSVPGGAATTEAAIPELPDFKFNLCAIDHEFIHLGPVVEELELEKYGLEYLYCDPVAFCPHPDGKYFLAHKSVEKTCAEIARYNERDAKKYSEYTDFWQRALGAMVPMFNAPPKSLIDIAGNYDIAKLKDLFSVIGSPDKTLDFVRTMLTSAEDLLNEWFDEEFIKAPLARLAAELGAPPSQKTLAVGAIMLAMRHNPGMARPRGGTGALVQALLNLVKSYSGVVLTDQHVEKILVDNGRAVGVRVAGGTEYRATKGVISNIDAKRLFLHLMDDSDVDAADPNLRERLERKIVNNNETILKIDLALNEMPKFERWNHRDEYLMGSVLIADSVKHVEIAHSEPSIGRIPDSDPSMYVVFPTVRDPSMAPPGHHTAWIEFFAPYQIENAEGTGQHGTGWTDELKNKVADRCIDKLAEYAPNIKNSIIGRRVESPAELGERLGALKGNYYHVDMTLDQMIFFRPLPELANYKTPIDGLFLTGAGTHPGGSISGMPGRNTARVFLHSQQPFVQTLADAANSLKAKGKSVFRSNEK from the coding sequence ATGCAAACGTATGATGTGATTATCATAGGAGCAGGTCACAACGGACTGGTCTGCGCCTCTTATCTCCTCAAAGCGGGATATACGGTCTTGTTGTTAGAAAAACGTTCGGTTCCCGGCGGTGCGGCCACTACCGAAGCTGCGATTCCCGAATTACCCGATTTTAAATTCAATTTGTGCGCGATCGACCACGAATTTATCCATTTAGGGCCAGTTGTAGAAGAATTAGAACTGGAAAAATACGGTTTAGAATATCTTTACTGCGATCCAGTTGCCTTTTGTCCGCATCCCGACGGCAAATATTTCTTAGCGCACAAATCCGTAGAAAAAACTTGTGCTGAAATTGCCCGCTACAACGAGCGCGATGCTAAAAAATATTCCGAATATACAGACTTTTGGCAGCGGGCTTTAGGTGCAATGGTTCCCATGTTTAATGCGCCACCAAAATCCCTCATAGATATTGCCGGGAACTACGATATTGCAAAGCTAAAAGATTTATTTTCAGTGATAGGTTCACCCGATAAAACGCTGGACTTTGTTCGCACGATGCTCACCAGCGCGGAAGACCTTCTCAACGAGTGGTTTGACGAGGAATTTATCAAAGCACCCCTAGCAAGATTAGCCGCAGAACTCGGCGCGCCTCCTTCGCAAAAAACCCTGGCTGTAGGCGCAATTATGCTGGCAATGAGACACAATCCCGGCATGGCAAGACCGCGCGGCGGGACGGGCGCATTAGTGCAAGCCCTGCTCAATTTAGTGAAAAGTTACTCGGGTGTGGTACTTACCGACCAGCACGTCGAAAAAATATTAGTTGATAACGGTCGCGCAGTAGGAGTTCGAGTTGCCGGTGGCACGGAATACCGCGCTACAAAAGGTGTCATTTCTAATATTGATGCTAAGCGCTTGTTTCTGCATTTAATGGATGACAGCGATGTCGATGCTGCTGACCCGAATTTGCGGGAAAGATTGGAGCGGAAAATTGTTAACAACAACGAGACTATTCTCAAAATAGACTTAGCTCTCAATGAAATGCCCAAGTTCGAGCGCTGGAACCATCGAGACGAGTATTTAATGGGATCTGTCTTGATTGCCGACTCGGTGAAACACGTTGAAATTGCTCACAGCGAGCCTTCAATCGGCAGAATTCCCGACTCCGATCCGTCGATGTATGTGGTGTTTCCGACGGTAAGAGATCCGTCAATGGCTCCCCCCGGACACCATACAGCTTGGATTGAATTTTTTGCTCCTTACCAGATCGAAAATGCTGAAGGAACCGGCCAGCACGGTACGGGTTGGACGGATGAGCTGAAAAACAAAGTTGCCGATCGCTGCATCGATAAATTAGCAGAATACGCGCCAAATATCAAGAATTCAATAATCGGCCGTCGCGTGGAAAGTCCGGCCGAATTAGGAGAGCGTTTGGGCGCTTTGAAGGGAAATTATTACCACGTTGACATGACGCTAGATCAGATGATATTTTTCCGTCCTTTGCCGGAGTTGGCGAATTACAAAACGCCGATCGACGGTTTGTTTCTGACGGGGGCGGGAACTCATCCTGGCGGGTCGATTTCGGGTATGCCGGGACGCAATACCGCTCGCGTTTTCCTGCACTCGCAGCAGCCTTTCGTGCAGACTTTGGCAGATGCGGCTAATTCTCTGAAAGCGAAGGGTAAGTCGGTATTTCGGAGTAATGAGAAGTAA
- a CDS encoding DUF3082 domain-containing protein → MADLTNPNSSSQPPTSAEDALPPKSPTVLRCLTGSLMAASFAVPLYALTMSIAQSFASKPVHSDNITAIKISVAVRTLVVGIAALGTGIFALAAVGLMLLAVQILIQNLVKKPAG, encoded by the coding sequence ATGGCTGATTTAACTAATCCTAATTCTAGTTCTCAACCTCCAACTTCTGCTGAGGATGCTTTGCCGCCAAAGTCGCCGACGGTATTGCGGTGTCTGACTGGTTCGCTGATGGCGGCCAGCTTTGCGGTACCTTTGTACGCGCTAACTATGTCGATCGCTCAAAGTTTTGCAAGTAAGCCAGTTCATTCGGACAATATTACTGCGATTAAAATTTCGGTAGCCGTGCGAACTTTGGTAGTAGGAATTGCTGCTTTGGGGACTGGTATTTTTGCTTTGGCGGCGGTGGGTTTGATGCTGCTAGCCGTGCAAATTTTGATTCAAAATTTGGTAAAAAAACCCGCAGGTTGA
- the ispE gene encoding 4-(cytidine 5'-diphospho)-2-C-methyl-D-erythritol kinase, which yields MRSYSLLASAKINLYLEIIGDRPDGYHELAMVLQSIDLADRINLRAIGTDTIRVRCDHPQVPPDKNNLAYRAADLLAKQFPDALAKYGGVEIAIHKQIPVAAGLAGGSANAAAVLVGMDLLWQLGLTQSELQELGGTLGSDVPFCIAGGTALATGRGDKLSPLPDLGGFSVVLAKYRNLSISTAWAYQTYRQQFSSSYCAAEDLECRRQRLHSGPMVGAIAQKDRSKIGQLLHNDLEKVALPVYPQVLQLREAFESAGALGTMMSGSGPTVFALAESSQQAQQVMERVKSAIASPDLDFWVAEFSNTGIQIFSEGNETKPPISRV from the coding sequence ATGCGTTCATATTCTCTGTTAGCTTCAGCAAAAATCAATCTGTATTTGGAAATCATAGGCGATCGCCCCGACGGATATCACGAATTGGCGATGGTGCTTCAAAGCATAGATTTAGCCGATCGAATTAACTTGCGCGCGATCGGTACGGACACGATTCGCGTGCGCTGCGATCACCCGCAAGTCCCTCCTGATAAGAATAACCTGGCCTACCGGGCGGCGGATTTGTTGGCGAAGCAATTCCCCGATGCTTTGGCGAAATACGGCGGAGTCGAAATTGCCATTCACAAGCAGATTCCAGTGGCGGCGGGGCTTGCCGGCGGTTCTGCAAATGCGGCTGCGGTTTTAGTCGGGATGGATTTGCTGTGGCAATTGGGACTTACTCAGTCGGAGTTGCAAGAGTTGGGGGGAACTTTGGGTTCGGATGTGCCTTTTTGCATTGCTGGAGGTACGGCTTTGGCAACCGGTCGCGGGGATAAACTGTCGCCATTGCCGGATTTGGGGGGCTTTTCTGTGGTGTTGGCGAAGTACCGCAATCTCAGTATTTCTACGGCATGGGCGTATCAAACTTATCGCCAGCAGTTCAGTAGTTCCTATTGTGCAGCGGAAGATTTGGAGTGCCGCCGGCAACGGCTGCATTCGGGCCCGATGGTGGGGGCGATCGCCCAAAAAGATCGATCGAAAATTGGTCAATTGCTGCACAACGATTTAGAAAAAGTTGCTTTGCCCGTGTACCCGCAGGTGTTGCAGTTGCGGGAGGCTTTTGAGTCGGCGGGGGCTTTGGGAACGATGATGTCCGGTTCCGGGCCGACGGTGTTTGCGCTGGCGGAGTCTTCACAGCAGGCTCAGCAAGTTATGGAACGGGTTAAAAGTGCGATCGCTTCTCCTGATTTGGATTTTTGGGTAGCAGAGTTTAGCAATACTGGGATTCAGATTTTTTCGGAGGGAAACGAGACGAAACCGCCGATTTCGAGGGTGTAA
- a CDS encoding class I SAM-dependent methyltransferase gives MNSSDSRPPLYEMNPLGRFDDRAADYVKYRPSYPAAAIDAILEGLGEPSRLAAADVGAGTGISSRLLAERGLRVLAIEPNAEMRQAAEIHPLVELREATSEATNLSGSSIDLVTCFQSFHWFNPVLTLPEFRRILKPSGRLAVVWNLRDRADELTLGYTQIIKTASNNHPAERRENSIEPLLKISDFINIQSRDFANKQDLDLQGLIGRAQSSSYIPNSGPQLQQLISDLTELYEAHCGDRGFVSLVYQTRVYLAARSDS, from the coding sequence ATGAATTCAAGTGATTCTAGACCGCCGCTTTACGAAATGAATCCGCTAGGTCGATTTGACGATCGCGCCGCCGATTATGTCAAGTACCGACCGAGTTATCCAGCCGCTGCGATTGATGCGATTTTAGAAGGACTTGGGGAACCTTCGCGGTTAGCAGCAGCAGATGTCGGTGCTGGAACGGGCATTTCTTCGCGTTTGTTAGCAGAAAGAGGCCTTCGAGTATTAGCAATCGAACCCAATGCCGAAATGAGACAAGCGGCTGAAATTCACCCTTTGGTAGAGTTGAGAGAAGCAACTTCCGAAGCAACTAATTTGTCTGGATCGTCAATCGATTTAGTAACTTGTTTCCAGTCTTTCCACTGGTTCAATCCTGTTTTAACTTTACCCGAATTTCGGCGAATTCTCAAGCCGTCGGGAAGGTTGGCTGTAGTTTGGAATTTGCGCGATCGCGCGGATGAATTGACACTAGGCTACACCCAAATAATCAAGACCGCTTCCAACAACCATCCTGCTGAAAGACGAGAGAACTCGATAGAACCTCTGCTAAAAATTTCGGATTTTATTAATATCCAAAGCCGGGATTTTGCGAACAAACAAGATTTAGATTTACAAGGACTTATTGGACGGGCTCAGAGTTCATCGTACATTCCGAACTCTGGGCCGCAATTGCAGCAACTTATCTCGGATTTGACCGAACTTTATGAAGCTCACTGCGGCGATCGGGGCTTTGTTTCATTGGTTTACCAAACTAGGGTTTATCTTGCAGCTCGTTCTGATTCTTAA
- a CDS encoding saccharopine dehydrogenase family protein, whose amino-acid sequence MANQVLIVGGRGRIGSSVAQDLVTHTDAEIIVTGRNSEASIGQGLPPDRVHYQTLDLADSAALHQAVSSSNLVVHCAGPFHYRDAGVLKTCIEAGVNYTDVSDSRSFTRRALELREMAKNAGITAIINTGIFPGVSNSMVRRDVEQLDEAEHIHLSYVVGGSGGAGVTVMRTTFLGLQTPFEVWADRKWQQVKPYSDRETIEFPAPYGNTGVYWFDMPEAITLPEAFPVKSVVTKFGTSPDLYNHLTWFVAKYWPASWLKNNSVIEFLSYVSYGMTSVTNSFSGVGVAVRSQVTGLKNGQPAKVCSTAVHPNAAAATGIGTGSIAQLMLEGKLKKPGVWSVEQALSTELFEGAMQNRNLDIEQVIL is encoded by the coding sequence ATGGCAAACCAAGTTTTGATTGTCGGCGGGCGGGGACGAATTGGCAGCAGCGTTGCCCAAGACCTTGTTACCCACACCGACGCAGAAATTATTGTTACCGGACGCAACTCTGAAGCCTCTATTGGGCAGGGATTGCCGCCGGATAGGGTGCATTACCAAACTTTAGATTTAGCAGACAGTGCAGCCCTGCACCAAGCGGTTTCATCCTCTAATCTAGTCGTTCACTGTGCCGGGCCTTTTCACTACCGAGACGCTGGGGTGCTGAAAACTTGCATAGAAGCAGGTGTTAATTATACTGATGTCAGCGACAGCCGCAGTTTTACTCGCAGAGCTTTAGAATTGCGCGAAATGGCTAAGAATGCTGGGATTACTGCTATTATTAATACGGGCATTTTTCCAGGTGTTTCTAACAGCATGGTGCGCCGAGATGTGGAACAATTAGATGAAGCAGAACACATCCATTTGAGTTATGTAGTCGGAGGTTCTGGCGGTGCTGGTGTTACAGTAATGAGAACCACTTTTTTAGGTTTGCAAACTCCTTTTGAGGTTTGGGCCGATCGCAAGTGGCAGCAAGTAAAACCCTACAGCGATCGCGAAACAATTGAATTTCCCGCGCCCTACGGCAACACAGGGGTTTACTGGTTCGATATGCCGGAAGCAATCACTTTGCCCGAAGCTTTCCCCGTCAAATCAGTGGTGACTAAATTCGGTACGTCTCCCGACCTTTACAATCACCTTACCTGGTTTGTTGCCAAGTATTGGCCCGCTAGCTGGCTCAAAAATAACTCCGTGATTGAATTTCTCTCCTACGTCAGTTACGGGATGACCAGTGTTACTAATAGTTTTAGTGGGGTTGGTGTCGCAGTGCGATCGCAAGTGACCGGTCTCAAAAACGGTCAACCCGCTAAAGTTTGCTCGACAGCGGTACACCCAAATGCTGCCGCCGCTACTGGCATCGGTACTGGCAGCATAGCTCAATTAATGTTGGAAGGAAAACTAAAAAAACCTGGCGTTTGGTCGGTAGAACAAGCTCTTTCTACTGA
- a CDS encoding tetratricopeptide repeat protein, with the protein MAVHKQSLLVFSTLLVAGFAVAAPQIALSAETSVQVNPQNNSNLDALLRQGRELVDSGDYRKAIAIYQEAARLDTENPRIFSGIGYLEARQGNYQASVEFYQQAIGLEPKNADFQYALGYAMANLQNYPAAATAYRRAAALDRKNVNARIGLGVVLFQQKDYSGAFKAYQEAIALDPKNWQAYSSMGLVLIQQGSFASAVTVLQQAAELAPKQAGVQLKLGTALLRAGYTSEGLAAFEEAAKLEPRNPEVQLEIGELLKGQNDLDGALEAYQRAIAVRPNLVEAHAGIGEIQLEKQDFLGAIATFKRVIGLDPDRAEAYYNMGKALKARDRKSEAIEAFQQALDTYRQQGNNDGAQKAEAALQELKQ; encoded by the coding sequence ATGGCCGTGCACAAACAAAGTCTTTTGGTATTCAGTACGTTGCTAGTAGCAGGATTCGCTGTCGCAGCGCCGCAGATAGCGCTCTCAGCAGAAACATCAGTTCAAGTCAACCCTCAAAATAATTCAAATTTAGATGCTCTGCTGCGGCAAGGGCGGGAGTTGGTAGACTCAGGAGACTACCGCAAGGCGATCGCCATTTATCAGGAAGCAGCGCGTTTAGATACGGAAAACCCGCGCATTTTTTCTGGTATTGGCTATTTAGAAGCGCGTCAGGGCAACTATCAAGCCTCAGTAGAATTTTACCAACAAGCGATCGGTCTGGAACCGAAGAATGCTGACTTCCAATACGCATTGGGATACGCTATGGCGAATTTGCAAAACTATCCCGCAGCAGCCACAGCTTACCGCCGCGCCGCTGCGCTCGATCGCAAAAATGTCAATGCCCGGATCGGTCTCGGAGTGGTACTCTTTCAGCAAAAAGATTACAGCGGTGCTTTTAAAGCATACCAAGAGGCGATCGCCCTCGATCCGAAAAATTGGCAAGCTTATTCTTCAATGGGTTTAGTATTGATCCAGCAGGGAAGTTTTGCCAGTGCAGTCACCGTGCTCCAACAAGCAGCCGAACTCGCTCCCAAACAAGCCGGTGTCCAGTTAAAATTAGGCACTGCTTTGCTGCGTGCCGGCTATACTTCCGAAGGGCTAGCAGCTTTTGAAGAAGCTGCCAAATTGGAGCCCCGGAATCCAGAAGTGCAGTTAGAAATTGGCGAACTTCTCAAGGGTCAAAACGACTTAGACGGAGCGCTGGAAGCTTATCAGCGGGCTATTGCGGTGCGACCAAATTTAGTGGAAGCACACGCAGGAATCGGGGAAATTCAACTGGAAAAACAAGATTTTTTAGGAGCGATTGCCACTTTTAAGCGAGTGATCGGGCTCGATCCAGACCGGGCTGAAGCTTATTACAATATGGGTAAGGCACTCAAAGCGCGCGATCGCAAATCCGAAGCAATTGAAGCTTTTCAACAAGCCCTCGACACTTACCGCCAGCAAGGAAACAATGATGGTGCCCAAAAAGCTGAGGCGGCGCTCCAGGAACTAAAGCAATGA
- the metH gene encoding methionine synthase, protein MNSRFLDRLHHPSRPVIVFDGAMGTNLQVQNLTAEDFGGKEYEGCNEYLVHTKPEAVANVHRGFLEAGADVIETDTFGGASIVLAEYDLADKAYYLNKTAAELAKGIAAEFSTPEKPRFVAGSIGPGTKLPTLGHIDFDTLTAAFAEQAEGLYDGGVDLFIVETCQDVLQIKAALNAIEEVFKKKGARIPLMVSVTMEATGTMLVGSDISAALAILQPYPIDILGLNCATGPDRMAEHVKYLSEHSPFVVSCVPNAGLPENIGGHAHYKLTPIELKMALMRFVEDLGVQVIGGCCGTRYDHIRELAEIGKTLTPKIREITWEPSAASIYTAQPYEQENSFLIVGERLNASGSKKCRDLLNAEDWDGLVAMAREQVREGAHILDVNVDYVGRDGVRDMKELVSRVVTNATLPLMLDSTEWEKMEAGLKVAGGKCLLNSTNYEDGEPRFYQVLELAKKYGAGIVIGTIDEDGMARTADKKFAIAQRAYNAAVAYGIPAEEIFFDTLALPISTGIEEDRKNGKATIESIRRIRQELPGCHVILGVSNISFGLNPAARQVLNSMFLHEAMQAGMDSAIVSANKILPLAKIDPKHQEICRKLIYDEREFDGEICVYDPLGDLTTVFAGKTTKRDRTEDASLPVEERLKQHIIDGERIGLDIQLAKALETYPPLDIINTFLLDGMKVVGELFGSGQMQLPFVLQSAETMKAAVAYLEPYMEKSESGDNAKGTFIIATVKGDVHDIGKNLVDIILSNNGYRVINLGIKQSVDNIIEAYEKHKADCIAMSGLLVKSTAFMKENLEVFNQKGITVPVILGGAALTPKFVHEDCQNTYKGKVIYGKDAFSDLHFMDKLMPAKSAGKWEDLQGFLDEIGQENGEVKEAKAAPETSVEDSNKADTPLVIDTRRSEAVAADIDRPNPPFWGTKLLQGEDIPFEEIFWHLDLQALVAGQWQFRKPKDQSREEYDAFLAEKVYPVLEEWKHKIIAENLLQPQAIYGYFPCQAEGNSLHLYDPQIMNGGQTIINGGQTIINGGQDARPTTESGTGILPVTAKESGTGILPVAATESGTGILPVTATFTFPRQKSARRLCIADFFAPKESGKIDVFPMQVATVGEIATEYAQKLFANNQYTDYLYFHGLAVQTAEAIAEWTHARIRRELGFGSEEPDNIRDMLAQRYRGSRYSFGYPACPNMADQYKQLELLKCDRINLYMDESEQLYPEQSTTAIITYHPAAKYFTA, encoded by the coding sequence ATGAATAGCAGATTCCTCGATCGACTCCACCACCCCTCGCGCCCCGTCATCGTCTTCGACGGCGCGATGGGAACCAACCTGCAAGTCCAAAACCTCACTGCTGAAGACTTTGGCGGCAAAGAATACGAAGGCTGCAACGAATATCTCGTCCACACCAAACCCGAAGCCGTCGCCAACGTGCACCGGGGATTCCTCGAAGCCGGGGCCGATGTCATCGAAACAGACACCTTCGGCGGCGCTTCCATCGTACTCGCCGAATACGATTTGGCAGACAAAGCATATTATCTCAACAAAACTGCCGCCGAACTCGCCAAGGGTATCGCCGCCGAATTTTCCACGCCAGAAAAACCTCGATTTGTCGCAGGATCGATCGGGCCGGGCACCAAATTGCCCACATTAGGACACATCGATTTCGACACACTCACCGCCGCTTTTGCCGAACAAGCAGAAGGACTTTATGACGGCGGCGTTGACTTATTTATTGTCGAAACTTGTCAAGATGTGCTGCAAATAAAAGCAGCATTAAATGCTATTGAAGAAGTATTTAAGAAAAAAGGCGCGCGAATTCCGTTAATGGTATCAGTCACAATGGAAGCCACCGGCACAATGTTAGTCGGTTCCGACATCAGCGCCGCCCTAGCCATTTTGCAGCCCTATCCCATAGATATCTTAGGCCTCAACTGCGCCACCGGGCCCGATCGCATGGCCGAACACGTCAAATACCTTTCCGAACATTCGCCCTTCGTCGTTTCCTGCGTTCCCAACGCCGGTTTACCCGAAAACATCGGCGGCCACGCGCACTACAAACTCACGCCAATAGAATTAAAAATGGCCTTGATGCGCTTTGTCGAAGACTTAGGCGTGCAAGTCATCGGCGGCTGCTGCGGAACCCGCTACGATCACATCCGCGAACTAGCAGAAATTGGCAAAACTCTAACACCCAAAATCCGCGAAATTACTTGGGAACCATCCGCCGCTTCAATTTACACTGCCCAACCCTACGAACAAGAGAATTCCTTCTTAATTGTCGGCGAAAGACTCAACGCCAGCGGTTCCAAAAAATGCCGCGATTTGCTAAACGCCGAAGACTGGGACGGTTTAGTAGCAATGGCCCGGGAACAAGTGCGAGAAGGCGCGCACATTCTCGATGTCAACGTTGATTATGTCGGCCGCGACGGCGTGCGAGACATGAAAGAATTAGTTTCCCGCGTTGTGACTAATGCCACTCTCCCTTTAATGCTGGATTCCACCGAATGGGAAAAGATGGAAGCAGGCTTAAAAGTTGCGGGCGGCAAATGTTTGCTGAATTCCACTAACTACGAAGACGGAGAACCGCGTTTTTATCAAGTTTTAGAGTTGGCGAAAAAATACGGCGCGGGCATAGTTATCGGGACGATTGACGAAGACGGAATGGCCAGAACAGCCGACAAAAAATTTGCGATCGCCCAGCGCGCATATAACGCCGCTGTCGCCTACGGAATTCCCGCCGAGGAAATCTTTTTTGACACCCTAGCATTGCCGATTTCCACCGGGATTGAAGAAGACAGAAAAAACGGCAAAGCTACCATCGAATCCATCCGCCGCATTCGCCAAGAATTGCCCGGTTGTCACGTAATTTTAGGAGTTTCTAACATTTCCTTCGGCTTGAATCCGGCGGCGCGGCAAGTTTTGAATTCCATGTTTTTGCACGAAGCAATGCAAGCCGGGATGGACTCGGCAATTGTCAGCGCCAATAAGATTTTGCCCCTGGCAAAAATCGACCCCAAACACCAAGAAATCTGCCGTAAACTGATTTATGACGAACGGGAGTTTGACGGCGAAATTTGCGTTTACGACCCCTTGGGCGACCTGACAACGGTGTTTGCGGGCAAAACTACCAAGCGCGATCGGACAGAAGACGCAAGCCTCCCGGTAGAAGAACGCCTGAAGCAGCACATCATCGACGGCGAACGCATTGGGCTCGACATCCAACTCGCCAAAGCATTAGAAACCTATCCGCCCCTCGACATTATCAATACCTTCTTGCTAGACGGCATGAAAGTAGTCGGAGAATTGTTCGGTTCGGGACAAATGCAACTGCCATTTGTATTGCAGTCAGCAGAAACAATGAAAGCGGCAGTTGCCTATTTAGAACCGTACATGGAAAAGTCCGAATCCGGGGACAACGCCAAAGGAACATTTATCATCGCTACTGTCAAAGGCGACGTTCACGACATCGGCAAAAACTTGGTTGATATTATCCTATCAAACAACGGCTACCGAGTGATTAACTTGGGTATTAAACAGTCGGTTGACAATATCATCGAAGCCTACGAAAAGCACAAAGCCGACTGTATAGCGATGAGTGGCTTGCTGGTAAAATCCACCGCATTCATGAAAGAAAATCTGGAAGTATTCAACCAGAAAGGCATCACCGTTCCGGTAATTTTGGGCGGCGCAGCTTTGACTCCCAAGTTTGTACATGAAGACTGCCAAAATACCTATAAAGGTAAAGTAATTTATGGCAAAGATGCGTTTTCCGACTTGCATTTTATGGACAAACTCATGCCAGCCAAATCTGCTGGTAAATGGGAAGACTTGCAAGGATTTTTAGACGAAATAGGGCAGGAGAATGGGGAGGTTAAAGAAGCTAAAGCGGCGCCAGAAACTTCTGTAGAAGATTCCAACAAAGCAGACACTCCTTTGGTAATAGATACCAGGCGATCCGAAGCAGTTGCAGCAGATATCGATCGCCCGAATCCTCCTTTCTGGGGAACGAAACTGTTGCAGGGAGAAGACATCCCCTTTGAGGAGATTTTCTGGCACTTGGATTTGCAAGCCTTAGTTGCCGGTCAGTGGCAGTTCCGCAAGCCCAAAGACCAATCGCGGGAAGAATACGATGCTTTCTTAGCTGAGAAAGTTTATCCCGTATTGGAAGAATGGAAACACAAAATTATCGCCGAAAATTTACTGCAGCCGCAAGCAATTTACGGGTATTTTCCCTGTCAAGCTGAAGGCAATTCTTTGCATTTGTACGATCCGCAAATTATGAATGGGGGGCAAACAATAATCAATGGGGGGCAAACAATAATCAATGGCGGGCAAGATGCCCGCCCCACAACAGAAAGTGGCACAGGCATCTTGCCTGTGACTGCAAAAGAAAGTGGCACAGGCATCTTGCCTGTGGCTGCAACAGAAAGTGGCACAGGCATCTTGCCTGTGACTGCAACATTCACATTTCCCCGGCAAAAATCGGCGCGCCGACTGTGCATTGCCGACTTTTTCGCGCCCAAAGAATCGGGTAAAATCGATGTATTTCCGATGCAAGTCGCGACAGTGGGAGAAATTGCTACAGAGTACGCGCAAAAGCTATTTGCTAACAATCAATATACCGACTATCTCTACTTTCACGGGTTAGCGGTACAGACAGCAGAAGCAATAGCAGAATGGACTCACGCGCGAATTCGCCGGGAATTGGGATTTGGTAGCGAGGAACCGGACAACATTCGCGATATGCTAGCGCAAAGATATCGCGGTTCGCGGTACAGTTTCGGCTATCCCGCTTGTCCGAATATGGCGGATCAGTACAAGCAACTGGAATTGTTAAAGTGCGATCGTATCAACCTCTACATGGATGAAAGCGAACAACTTTATCCCGAACAATCAACAACGGCAATTATCACCTATCACCCAGCCGCCAAATACTTCACGGCTTAA
- a CDS encoding DUF488 domain-containing protein has product MELFTIGHSNLSIEAFVLLLQQHGITAVADVRSHPFSRYLPHFNKSEINASLSRVGIKYIFLGKELGARPEDLSCYDTSGKALYDRIAATPLFSQGIQRLLKGAANYKISLMCAEKDPITCHRTILVCHKLREFNLEINHILSDGNLESHEHLEERLLSKFNKGKKNNEPIQLSLFELEPDVKTERVDLETVYYRHGLEIAYISKKNN; this is encoded by the coding sequence ATGGAATTATTTACGATCGGACACTCCAATCTGAGTATTGAAGCGTTTGTTTTGCTGCTGCAACAACACGGAATCACGGCGGTTGCGGACGTGCGATCGCATCCTTTTAGCCGCTATTTACCTCATTTTAATAAATCAGAAATTAATGCTTCACTGTCAAGGGTCGGCATTAAATATATTTTTTTAGGCAAAGAGTTGGGCGCGAGGCCGGAGGATTTAAGCTGTTACGATACTAGCGGTAAAGCTTTATACGATCGCATAGCAGCAACTCCTCTATTTTCCCAAGGAATTCAGCGCTTGCTAAAAGGTGCAGCCAATTATAAAATCAGTTTAATGTGTGCGGAAAAAGACCCGATTACTTGTCACCGGACTATTTTAGTTTGCCACAAACTCAGAGAATTTAATTTAGAAATTAATCACATTCTGTCAGATGGCAATTTAGAATCGCACGAGCATTTAGAAGAAAGACTTTTGAGCAAGTTTAACAAAGGCAAAAAAAATAATGAGCCAATTCAGCTAAGCTTGTTTGAATTAGAACCTGATGTTAAAACTGAAAGGGTTGATTTAGAAACAGTTTATTATCGTCACGGATTGGAAATCGCTTATATCAGCAAAAAAAACAATTAA
- a CDS encoding YbjQ family protein yields the protein MIVTTTDIIQGAEIQSYLGIVTAEVVYGTNALRDFFAGIRDIIGGRTGSYEEVFLKGQRDALAELEKRAQRLGANAVIGVEVDTGTINVDSNGALLLITAVGTAVRLR from the coding sequence ATGATTGTAACAACAACTGATATCATCCAAGGAGCAGAAATTCAATCTTACCTGGGAATTGTAACTGCTGAGGTTGTCTACGGCACCAATGCCCTGCGAGATTTCTTCGCCGGCATTCGCGACATCATCGGCGGGCGCACCGGCAGTTACGAGGAAGTGTTTCTCAAAGGACAGCGAGATGCCCTCGCGGAACTGGAAAAACGGGCCCAGCGCCTGGGCGCCAATGCCGTAATCGGGGTGGAAGTTGACACCGGCACGATTAATGTAGACTCGAACGGGGCTTTGCTGCTGATTACTGCCGTTGGAACGGCAGTAAGATTGCGTTAA